The following is a genomic window from Patescibacteria group bacterium.
AAATATCGGCTCGCTTGGCCGCTTGAACCCAGAAGGAAAGTTCCCCTGAATCAGTGACGACGATCGGACGGGAATCAAGGCTTCTGACCAGGGCGATCTCTTTGTCCAAAAAAGCCGGGTCGAACGGCGGGCATTCGCCGAAGAAAGAGAGGAACGGCTCGTTTTCCACTTGCCAGGCCATGATCTGGTCTTTGTCTTTGTATCTTTCAACCGTTTTTCGAATATAATTCAGCGTATCCTGCTGTTTCTGTTCGGCGGACAAATTTTTCGCCCAAGCCGGCAGATGGCATTCGGGCCACCTCGGCAGGCGATAACCGACCGCCAAGATGATCGCCGCGTTTCTTTTGCCGGCTTCATTGATCTGCCAATCGAGCGCCGAGTAATCATAATCATTCTGCCCTTTCGCCTGGATCTCATCCCAAAAAGCGGGGATCCTTAATTTTCTCACGCCCAGATCGTCCAGAATATCAGTGTAAGTTTTTTTCCAGTCCAGCCCCAAAAATTCGGCATAGCTTTTGGCAAAAGTTACGCCATAAGAAAGTTCGGCTTTGGGGTAATTTTTTCCCAGCGAAAGAATGACGGCCAAAAAAATTACGATTATCAAAACGACCAAGATCTTTTTTATGATTTTTAGCGAGGTCCACATAGGCTTTTTGCCTGGCAAGCGCCGGTAATCTTTATTCGGCTTATTTACAGATATCAGCTGTCCAAATAACATAGCTGGTTGCCCCGATCAGGCAGCTGGTGACAAAGCTGGTTAAGGCGTAGGCCGATAAAATAATGATCAAGCCGATAATGGCCGAGACGATCTGGCCTTTAGCTTGGCTGGTTTGTTCCTCGTTGCCCATGCTGGTCATGTATTTAAATCCGGCATAAAGCAGGAGAATCAAAAAAATAGTTCCTAAAAGACCCAAAACCGCCACAATGATATTGGCGATGATAGTCCTGATGTCGGTAGGCTCTCCGCTTTGGCCAAAGGCGTGGGAAATGGCCCCGGTACCATCTTCAAACCCCTGTTGATTATTGATGTCCGTCGGAGCCTGGGCCAATACCGGCGGCACTAAAGCGGCGGCCGAAAAATTAAGCAAAAAGATCGGCAGCATTAGATAAAAAACGATTCTTTTCATAAACATGGAGCATAGAACATGGAGCATAGAACAGGTTGCCGATGAATGCCTTGAGGAGCTGATAAATGGCAACTTGTCTTACGGTGGATGTTTTATGCCTTGATTAGTATGATATAATTAAATATTAGATATTAATCCATTTATCCCTTCTATTGAATTATAGCTAAAATTGCGGGAAAAGACAAAACAAAGAGTAAGAGAACATAGAACAAAGAGCAAGTCGCCAATATTCTTAAGCCCTTTAAGCTCCGACCTGTTTTTTGCTCTTTGCTCTATGCTCCGTGATCTATGCAGCTTGGCACCAAAGTCGCTTATAATACGATCATCCAGGTAGCGAGCAAAGTCGTGACGACCGCGCTCGGTCTTTTGGCTGTAGCCATAATGACTCGTTATTTGGGCACGGCCGGTTTTGGCGAATATACCACCATCATTACTTTTCTGGCTCTTTTCGGAGTGCTGGCCGATTTGGGATTGACCCTGGTGACCGTGCAAATGATCTCTCAAGCGGGCGTTGACGAAAAGAAAATTTTGGATAATTTATTCAGTTTGCGGCTGCTGACCGCGATTGTTTTTTTAGGCGCGGCTCCGATCGCGGCTTGGTTTTTCCCCTATAATCATGACATCAAGATTGGCATCATCATCACGGTTTTCTCTTTTTTCTTCATCGCCCTCAATCAAATTTTTACCGCAATTTTTCAAAAATATTTGCGGATGGATAAAGTTTCTCTGGCCGAGACCGCCAGCCGGCTGGTCTTGCTCGGCGGAACCATCGCGGCCGTTCGTTTCGATTTCGGTCTCTCGGGCGTGCTGGTTTCGATCGTGGCCGGCAGCTTCGTTCAATTTATTTTACTTTATCTGTTTTCGAGAAAATTCGCCCGGCTGGGTTTTGCCTTTGATCTTTCTTTATGGCGCGAGGTGGCGCAAAAGTCCTGGCCGCTGGCCGTGACCATTTTTTTTAATTTGATCTATCTCAAAACCGATACTTTGATTTTGTCGTTAATGAAAAGCCAGTCCGATGTCGGCATCTATGGCGCGGCTTATAAAGTGATCGATATTTTGACGACTATTCCTTTTATTTTTGCCGGAGTGGTCTTGCCGATCTTGGCGGCCGATTGGTCGCAACGCGCCGAGGAGCGGTTCAGAAAAATTTTACAAAAGTCTTTTGATCTGATGGTGATCTTGGCCGTGCCTTTGGTGGTCGGCACGCAAATTTTGGCTCAGCCGGTGATGGTCTTGGTGGCGGGCCAGGATTTTGCGGCGGCCGGAACGGTTTTGAAAATTTTGATCTTTGCCGCCGGATTTGTTTTTACCAGCAGTTTTTTGGCGCACGTGATGATTGCTTTGAATAAGCAGCAAAAAATAATTCCCGCCTACATTTTTACCGCCGTTACTTCGGTGATCGGCTATTTGATCTTTATTCCGCGGTTTTCTTATTTTGGCGCGGCGGCGATCACGGTCTACAGCGAGGCAGTTATTACTTTATTTATGATCTGGTACGCTTTCCGCTACGCGAAATTTTTTCCTCGCTTGAAGATTCTCGGCAAATCCGTCCTGGCCGCCCTGGTCATGGGAGCGGCGCTGGCAATACCGCCGGCCGGTTTTTATCAGCACGGCTGGTGTTTGCTTTCGGCCATCGGCGCGGCCGTGGCGATCTATTTTGTCGCTCTGTATCTGGTGCGCGGCATCGGCCAAAAGGATTTGGCGCTCTTGCTTAACCAGGAGCCGCGAGAAAACGAATTTCTGTAATGATAATGGTCGGTTATAACGCAAAATATTGCGTTCCCGCGATATGAAAAATATCTTATTGATAAATTCGGCGAAAAAAT
Proteins encoded in this region:
- a CDS encoding cellulase family glycosylhydrolase, whose translation is MWTSLKIIKKILVVLIIVIFLAVILSLGKNYPKAELSYGVTFAKSYAEFLGLDWKKTYTDILDDLGVRKLRIPAFWDEIQAKGQNDYDYSALDWQINEAGKRNAAIILAVGYRLPRWPECHLPAWAKNLSAEQKQQDTLNYIRKTVERYKDKDQIMAWQVENEPFLSFFGECPPFDPAFLDKEIALVRSLDSRPIVVTDSGELSFWVQAAKRADIFGTSMYLNTYSGNTKSYVHYPILPGFFHFKKNIVSLFAHPKDWIVIEMQGEPWGPVAVTALSEKDMAQTMTIDKFKYLINFGQKTGFKNFYLWGAEWWAYEREIKGDSGYWDYAKTLFK
- a CDS encoding pilin, with protein sequence MKRIVFYLMLPIFLLNFSAAALVPPVLAQAPTDINNQQGFEDGTGAISHAFGQSGEPTDIRTIIANIIVAVLGLLGTIFLILLLYAGFKYMTSMGNEEQTSQAKGQIVSAIIGLIIILSAYALTSFVTSCLIGATSYVIWTADICK
- a CDS encoding flippase, which translates into the protein MQLGTKVAYNTIIQVASKVVTTALGLLAVAIMTRYLGTAGFGEYTTIITFLALFGVLADLGLTLVTVQMISQAGVDEKKILDNLFSLRLLTAIVFLGAAPIAAWFFPYNHDIKIGIIITVFSFFFIALNQIFTAIFQKYLRMDKVSLAETASRLVLLGGTIAAVRFDFGLSGVLVSIVAGSFVQFILLYLFSRKFARLGFAFDLSLWREVAQKSWPLAVTIFFNLIYLKTDTLILSLMKSQSDVGIYGAAYKVIDILTTIPFIFAGVVLPILAADWSQRAEERFRKILQKSFDLMVILAVPLVVGTQILAQPVMVLVAGQDFAAAGTVLKILIFAAGFVFTSSFLAHVMIALNKQQKIIPAYIFTAVTSVIGYLIFIPRFSYFGAAAITVYSEAVITLFMIWYAFRYAKFFPRLKILGKSVLAALVMGAALAIPPAGFYQHGWCLLSAIGAAVAIYFVALYLVRGIGQKDLALLLNQEPRENEFL